The window GTTACAGAGGAGATCTAACACTTTGTATCTGTCTGCATGGTTGAACCGTAGGATGCTATGCCAGTTGTGGTACTTGAGGTTTCCAATTTCGAAGTATTTGTTGTAGTGCTTGTGGGCCAGTTTGAGGAGGATGAAGTGTCCGAGGGCTGCAGTTGTGGTGGGGGGGGATTAATATTGTAGGGGGGGGATTAATATTGTGGGGGGAGGATTAATATTGTAGGGGGAGGCATTGAGATGGTAGGGGGAGGCATTCTAAGTGCAGGGGGAGGCATTAAGATGGCAGAAGTAGCGGCAGGCAGTAAAAATCGGGTTCGCTCGGGAGCTCTCGTTCCAGAGACCGCTGGAATACGTACCTATGAAATGAGAACCTACGTAATTGAATATGCCGATGTCGAAGTAGTTGGCCTTGCGGTCCAACTTCCTCATCAGTTCAATATTGGGTTGGTAAGTGAAGAGCAAATCGTTGTAGTTGATAATATCCATCTGAAATTCTATGGGCATGTAGAGAGCCATCCTCTTTCGGACAGTCTTTCCTGAGAAGCCTCTTTTCCCAAAAATACGTTCCTTCATCATGCGGGTGCCAAgttcttcatcattttttgggtcatttttattggtgaatatattattcaaCTTGAGTAAAGCCTCATTGAGTTTGAAGCTCGTTTTATATTCCTTCATCGGAatttgcataattttaataatttttagtGTCCGTAcgattaatattttcttcttaatcAAATCTGAGAGTTCGTGTTTGTAGTCTATGGCGACTTGTGTTTTTAACgcatgttcatattttatgATGTCTTCTGCTTCCGAGTTGACAGTCGGGACAATGTATTCCCGATCATGGTGACTTGCTGCCTTAAATGGGATCAGTTTAAATTTGGAATAATCAAAATATCTCCTAACATCATGTCTTACGATGGGTAATTTTAACTTATCCTGTTCCAGGGTCTGCAGAATCATATTCTCTAGCTTCTCCAAATTAGCATACAGTTCCGCATtgtttatgatttttttcaactcttctatgttttcatttttgtaggAGCAAGCTATCTTTCTCACGAGGGTGATGGcaatataaaatatggtTTGTTGGATAAAccaaattttcattttactgtAAGATTagtttctcccttttttgttttttgggTTTTTTGGGTATGCATTCACTCGACGctgcggggggaggggggaacgGGTGTGCAAGcggtggtgaagcggtggtgAAGCGGCTGCGAGTCGGTTGCGAAGCGGTTTCGAAGGGGTCGCAGCGTTGCGGCGATTATCCTAGAGGTGATGAACAAACAGAGCGAAGTGGAGGATGGGGAGAGCAAAGGAACACGGGGGACAGTCACATGATTTCATGCGTGTGCATAAAAGGACCGAAAAAGTGTGTTCGGTTCTACTCACATTTTTCAGTCTGTTTAGAGCGCGCATGTAGATTTGTTGGCACTGGAACGTCACGGAGTGTTTCTTTGGAGAGAAaacggggggaggggcgTCCCTGGCTATTCCGCGGTTTGGGGTGTCTATTCGTGTTTGCCTTTTCTGGCCAGGGTTGCTCGTTCGCTCgttcgtttttgttttttattcgtTACTTTgttatttcgcttttttgttgtttcgcttttttgttatttcgcttttttgttatttcgcttttttgttatttcgcttttttgttatttcgcttttttgctatttcgctttttcgttatttcgctttttcgttatttcgatcttttttttttcctttttcttcttttttttacgttttcttcgtttgtccttttttccgGCAAACTTTCAACATAgtgtgtgcaattttttcagctgttcattttctttccactttttttttactcggAAAATGTGCACACTTTTTCCGATACTCAAATTTGCTAATCAGTTACAACTGTTCTGCCTCTTTCCTTTTGAACAATTGTTTACAactttttccaaaaaaaaaaaacaaaaatatctcTTGGTGCAATAGGACAGTTCGCGAAAATAcgtaaaaaggtgaaaaaaaaaaaaatacatgaacaagaaaaagagagGTAAGGGAGGGGGAATACAACTTTAGCTTAACGAttttatgatataaaaaaaaaaaaaaaatgtgtacgtaGTCTTTTTCGCCTTATGCTAAAGTTATCTTGTTAATCTTGGTTGTGAACCTGTGAATTGTACactttttgcaatttttaactcaaaaaaaaaaaaaaaaaaaaatatatgcacatgtgcgtttaatttatattactaccgtatgcacatacatatggATACAACTCGTGCGCGGGAGGAATTGGACAGAGCACACAGTTGGAGAATGGCGCCATGGACGCAgatcgataaaaaaaaaaaaaagcacagtGCACTTGTCATAAATCTGTGTTTTTCgccaaataaaatgaatatggGGTTAGTGCATAAGGAGGGTGTGTATGCGTTTTTTCCCAAAGTGATACTCGCTACCTCGGGGGATGGTGGTGGTGGCAGCGCTCGCTTCTCTCCTTGTGCGCAAAGTTCCGCCAAGGGGGGCGATACAGAATAAAGCTGTTATTGGGagggaagggagaaaaaaaaagaaaggagattaggaaaaaaaaaaaaggaaagattaggaaaaaaaaaaaaaaaaaagaataacgcGAAACAATAATTGCAACTCTTGTTCCCTCCCCCGCGCACACACCCCACTAACACACAACTGAGAGAGGCTACCTAGAATTCGCCTGCGCACAGTACGTCGGCGCGCGGTCCATACGTACATTTATCGGCTTCTCCACCTTGTTGCGcacccttccccccctcagaatattttttgcgcgcACGCCTTTAAGCGGCATATTTGGCGTGAGTTATGCGGCGCGTGCGTAGCGGCGCAAATCTTCACTTTTAACACCCCTCCAACTCATTCGCCATCCTGATATTTGACCAatacaaaaaggtgaaggcGCACTTGTGCGGACCGTTTTGATGAAAAAGgtggttaaaaaaagggagaaaaagcgGGAGAGAGGATGGGAGAAGGAGCGGAATAAAGGATGGGAGAAGGAGCGGAATAAAGGATGGGAGAAAGAGCGGAATAAAGGATGGGAGAAGGAGCGGAATAAAGGATGGGAGAAAGAGCGGAATAAAGGACGGATGTATGCACTTAGCAACCATTGGTAAAGAATGAGAGGGAGGAGCGAAGTGCCTTGAGCACCGAGGGGGGTAATAGCCgattgaaaaaatgtttttctcctttcatGGGATTACACGGAATGAGTAAGTGAGATGTGTGCTGTTATGCGTCGTCATGCGAGCAGGGGGCATAAAACAAAAANNNNNNNNNNNNNNNNNNNNNNNNNNNNNNNNNNNNNNNNNNNNNNNNNNNNNNNNNNNNNNNNNNNNNNTAAAACTCCCGAaaagggaatgaaaaaagggacgcaAAATTAACTGAGAAAATGGAACTCAAAGAAAGACTCATAAACAGACTCACTTACAGACATGTAAAAAgtaatgtaaaattaattctCGTAAACAactccaaaaaaagaaaaagacaaaaagcTGACAAAAACATAAAGCACCTTCTCACCCAGACACCCATGGGCGTAATCATCACTAattaaaataggaaaaaataatagcataaaataagaaaaaaaaaaagatcaacTTAGGAACTAATTCATAAGATGGGATTTAAAATACGCTACATATCATTTTGACAAAGGGATCATCAACGTAATTAACGTTGGGAAacggggaaagaaaaaataggagGTTTCGTCAACGAGTATGACAATAAAAGTGCTTATAgggacaaaaaggggaaaagatataaaaaaaaaaaaaaatcaaagtaaaaggaataataaaaaaagtacaaattcgatattgtgcatttttataatttttttaatttttttatatttttcacaagAACAAAGGTTCGAGGTGAACACATAACAGAATCGAATTAGGCTGCCCCTTAGGCGTGACGCTTCGCGTAGACGCCATTTGGAACAACTCTCCATCAGTAGACGTAGTTCACCGTTTGTTCTatcttttctccttctgggTGAACTTTGGATTCCGTCATTTCACGTTTTTACTGCACATCCTACAGAATTCTGATTTTGACTGGCAGTGGCGATCTCTCTGCGCGCGCCGGGACGGTTGTTCCTTTCCACTGTGCCGGTAGCGATGTTATCGATGGTGCTGGAGGTAGTTGCGGTAGGTCTGACAGGTGCGATATATTTGTTAAGTGCGCTTCCTCTTTGGTTTCCATCGACGGGTGTTGGTCAAACGGCCGGTTTACTTTCCCCTTAtagttttcttcctcctccttcgctTTAACGCTTGCGCGCAGGGCCTCCACCTTGTCACCCGCGCGCTGCACTTCATTCTGCACCTTCTGCATGTTCTTAAGTAGATTCTGCTTctgttccattttgatttGATATTTCCTTTGCAGCTCCTTAAtgagcccttttttttcctcctcctgggacattttattttgtgggTACAGAAACAGCAGCTGTTTGTATTCTTCATTCGGGTGCacataaatattcctcttatatttcacattttcaatttgttttttgatTTGATTAATTTCTTCTTGTGCCTGTCTCAGTTGAGTAACTTTTagttcttcttcgtttttttttttcctatgttTATTTTCCGCATCAATGAGTTCGAGATTCAATTGTCGTAGATCTTTCGGAGAGTTGGGATTTATCAGACGTGTGTTTTCTTGAGCTTGACTGGTGATTACATCCTGTAGAATTGTTTGCACTATCTGCTGGTTGAGTGTCGGTTGTTCATTTTCGCTACCCTCCTTCGTCGTgtccatttgttcattttcgcTACCCTCCTTCGTTGTGTCCATTTGTTTGGACTTAAATTCATTCATCAATTCTTcgagtaaattttttttcatttcgtttttaaaaaattcctttaGTTCATTTCTTACCTCCATTTTTAGCTCATCTTTTACCTCTTTGtttacctctttttttacctctttttttatcgttttttttactctcctGCGCATTTTTCTGCTTCGTTCTTTGAAGGTCTCCGTGTCGTCCTCCCCGTCATCATAGTCGAAGCTATCGTAGTTGTCCTCATAATAATCATCTTCTAAATCGAAATCTGAATCATCATCTGAGTCATCTTCCTCATCTTCCTCATCATCCTCTTCGACCAgctgaatatttttttgattgtTAGATTGGTTTGTTCCTTTGAACAGATGTCCATATTTTAGGCGGAGGTTTGCTCTGTTTTGGTTGTCCATTAGGCTATACAAAAcgggtccttttttttgattttttttactcacatgctgtgttttttccttttctttgccTTTAAATTCGTTTACATTCGTCACCTCGGCGCTATTAAAATGCTGACTTGGGTACGTATCTTGATACGAGCACCACCCGATGGCGGTCATCCCTTGGTCGTTTTTCTTTGGTGACATGCAGAGTTTCTTTGGCAGGTTGTTCCCTTTGTGGAAGAGCTTTCAAGCGGATTACAtggtgggagaaaaaaaaaaaaaaaaaaaaaaaattaacattacATAATTGTATGggaatatacacacacacacttgCGTGTGCACATTTGGAGCAGGTGTGGGGAAGGCTCCCGTTTCTCACCCTTGTGAACGCATTGCGGAGGACACTCAAGAGATATATAATGGTGAagtagaaaataataaagggggtgaatattttatatttcgcAAACAAATCAAAGGTGTTCGGGGTTCCTGGGGGGAGGGAATAACCCCCTGCTAGCGGGGGCCCAAGGAAATTGGTGTTTTCTCCTGCTCCATCGTTAGACCTAAACATGTATGCAAGTGGCGGTTTGGCGTGGAAGTACCCCTGTTTGCATAATCCACTTTGGCGAGGCAGCGGTGGTGTGGCGGTGGTGTGGCAGTGGTGTGGCGGTGGTGTGGCAGTGGTATGGCAGTGGTGTGGCAGTGGTGTGGCAGTGGTGTGGCGGTGGTATATCAGTTGTGTAGCGATGGTATATCAGTTGTATAGCGGTGGTATATCAGTTGTATAGCGGTGGTATAGCGGCCTGCACGTGCATAAACCACGCTGTGAAGAAGTGTTCCAAATTTTGAAAGCGAGCAATTCACAAAGGAGAATGTTAGGTGGGATGCGACGGGGTGTACGGAAAtgggcagaaaaaataaggcaaaaatgggc of the Plasmodium cynomolgi strain B DNA, chromosome 7, whole genome shotgun sequence genome contains:
- a CDS encoding hypothetical protein (putative); this translates as MFRSNDGAGENTNFLGPPLAGGYSLPPGTPNTFDLFAKYKIFTPFIIFYFTIIYLLSVLRNAFTRLFHKGNNLPKKLCMSPKKNDQGMTAIGWCSYQDTYPSQHFNSAEVTNVNEFKGKEKEKTQHVSKKNQKKGPVLYSLMDNQNRANLRLKYGHLFKGTNQSNNQKNIQLVEEDDEEDEEDDSDDDSDFDLEDDYYEDNYDSFDYDDGEDDTETFKERSRKMRRRVKKTIKKEVKKEVNKEVKDELKMEVRNELKEFFKNEMKKNLLEELMNEFKSKQMDTTKEGSENEQMDTTKEGSENEQPTLNQQIVQTILQDVITSQAQENTRLINPNSPKDLRQLNLELIDAENKHRKKKNEEELKVTQLRQAQEEINQIKKQIENVKYKRNIYVHPNEEYKQLLFLYPQNKMSQEEEKKGLIKELQRKYQIKMEQKQNLLKNMQKVQNEVQRAGDKVEALRASVKAKEEEENYKGKVNRPFDQHPSMETKEEAHLTNISHLSDLPQLPPAPSITSLPAQWKGTTVPARAERSPLPVKIRIL